A genome region from Hevea brasiliensis isolate MT/VB/25A 57/8 chromosome 9, ASM3005281v1, whole genome shotgun sequence includes the following:
- the LOC110649327 gene encoding probable WRKY transcription factor 57, with product MDDAHNPDPGGHFATDSNWNLGSDSDNVNYFFASDRESSILREFGWNLHPGHTSSEPGSFGDLDRIDAENLVFAPESSSGLQGSVSGGGGGGGCDDQAGMGRSESGGAGGADVSTSNPSVSSSSSEDPPDKSTGSGGKPPEIPSKVRKKGQKRIRQPRFAFMTKSEVDHLEDGYRWRKYGQKAVKNSPFPRSYYRCTNGKCTVKKRVERSSEDPTIVITTYEGQHCHHTVGFPRGGIISHEATLVNHLTPPVSQFYYPGIQLPRESPPTITRSQQIPVQTVESGTLRELTPQIPIDEGLLGDIVRPGMLNR from the exons ATGGACGATGCTCACAATCCCGATCCGGGAGGCCACTTCGCCACTGACTCCAACTGGAATCTCGGCTCTGACTCCGATAACGTCAATTATTTCTTCGCTAGCGACAGGGAGAGCAGTATACTCAGGGAATTCGGATGGAATCTTCACCCCGGCCACACTTCCAGCGAACCGGGCAGCTTTGGTGACCTTGACCGGATCGATGCCGAAAACCTTGTGTTTGCACCTGAGAGTAGTAGCGGGTTACAGGGATCGgtaagtggtggtggtggtggtggtggttgtgaTGATCAGGCTGGTATGGGTAGGTCTGAGAGCGGTGGTGCTGGTGGTGCTGACGTGTCAACTTCCAATCCGTCAGTCTCGTCGAGCTCTAGCGAGGATCCGCCAGACAAGTCTACGGGCTCCGGCGGGAAACCACCTGAGATACC GAGTAAAGTTAGAAAGAAGGGGCAAAAACGAATCCGCCAGCCACGTTTTGCATTTATGACCAAGAGTGAAGTTGATCATCTTGAGGATGGTTACCGCTGGCGGAAATATGGACAGAAAGCAGTTAAAAATAGCCCATTTCCCAG GAGCTACTATCGTTGCACAAATGGCAAATGTACCGTGAAAAAGAGGGTTGAACGGTCTTCTGAAGATCCCACCATTGTGATTACTACATACGAAGGACAGCACTGCCACCATACTGTTGGTTTTCCCCGAGGTGGAATCATTAGCCATGAAGCGACATTAGTCAACCACTTGACTCCCCCAGTTTCGCAATTTTATTATCCTGGAATTCAGTTACCTAGAGAAAGTCCTCCAACTATTACACGGTCACAACAAATACCCGTTCAAACAGTTGAATCCGGTACACTGAGAGAGCTAACCCCACAGATTCCAATAGATGAAGGACTGCTTGGGGACATTGTCCGTCCTGGAATGCTAAATAGATGA